One Scleropages formosus chromosome 8, fSclFor1.1, whole genome shotgun sequence DNA window includes the following coding sequences:
- the LOC108918125 gene encoding neuroblast differentiation-associated protein AHNAK isoform X4, whose protein sequence is MSNIMNGHMRRRTFSDSLILDETEKGGVVISGIKDDTFADLAGLRKGDEIVGATIRFDNLKKDDVENLLKLIEPFDTKMTVLKKQDMRANLNLSSGNRAPEDLLQNSYNRLFNGKVRKFLKQDSSSSVRSGTPDAEVSGINGPLADPNVKLDMEGQSWSSNVSAPSLRANLSSLNPENHKGEIDVGVQKPDLNLSAPKLERDINTPDLDMNLPKAKVTGPDLDIDGPSGNFKSPNFKMPKFGISGPKGKRPEIDADFKKPNLNLSAPRLEGDINTPDLDMNLPKAKVTGPDLDIDGPSGNFKSPNFKMPKFGISGPKGKKPEIDASVKKPDLNLSAPKLEGDINTPDLDMNLPTAKLTGPDLDVKTPDLDIDGPSGKFKTPTLNMPKFGISGPKGKRPEIDADFKKPNLNLSAPRLEGDINTPDLDMNLPKAKLTGPDLDIDGPSGKFKKPTFKMPKFGISGPKGKKPEIDADFKKPNLNLSAPKLEGDINTPDLDMNLPKAKLTGPDLGVKTPDLDIDGPSGKFKKPTFKMPKFGISGPKGKKPEIDANFKKPNLNLSAPRLEGDINTPDLDMNLPKAKLTGPDLGVKTPNLDIDGPSGKFKTPTLNMPKFGISGPKGKRPEIDADFKKPNLNLSAPRLEGDINTPDLDMNLPKAKLTGPDLGVKTPNLDIDGPSGKFKTPTFKMPKFGISGPKGRKPEIDANFKKPNLNLSAPKFEGDINTPDLDMNLPTAKLTGPDLDVNTPDLDIDGPSGKFKTPTLNMPKFGISGPKGKKPEIDADFKKPNLNLSAPRLEGDINTPDLDMNLPEAKLTGPDLDIDGPSGKFKTPTLNMPKFGISGPKGKKPEIDANFKKPNLNLSAPKFEGDINTPDLDMNLPTAKLTGPDLDVKTPDLDIDGPSGKFKTPTLNMPKFGISGPKGKRPEIDADFKKPNLNLSAPRLEGDINTPDLDMNLPKAKLTGPDLGVKTPNLDIDGPSGKFKTPTFKMPKFGISGPKGKKPEIDADFKKPNLNLSAPRLEGDINTPDLDMNLPKAKLTGPDLDVNTPDLDIDGPSGKFKKPTFKMPKFGISGPKGKKPEIDADFKKPNLNLSAPRLEGDINTPDLDMNLPKAKMTGPDLDIDGPSGKFKTPTLNMPKFGISGPKGKKPEIDADFKKPNLNLSAPRLEGDINTPDLDMNLPKAKLTGPDLDIDGPSGKFKKPTFKMPKFGISGPKGKKPEIDADFKKPNLNLSAPRLEGDINTPDLDMNLPKAKMTGPDLDIDGPSGKFKTPTLNMPKFGISGPKGKKPEIDADFKKPNLNLSAPRLEGDINTPDLDMNLPEAKLTGPDLDIDGPSGKFKTPTLNMPKFGISGPKGKKPEIDANFKKPNLNLSAPKFEGDINTPDLDMNLPTAKLTGPDLDVKTPDLDIDGPSGKFKTPTLNMPKFGISGPKGKKPEIDADFKKPNLNLSAPRLEGDINTPDLDMNLPKTKLTGPDLDIDGPSGKFKTPTLNMPKFGISGPKVKDPEFDVSVKKPDLNRSAPKLEGEVNTPDLNVNLPKANLAGPDLELDTPGLDAPSRKFKIPSLKMSNLGFSGPKTKERHIDGDFKKPTLNLSVPKIKGDINTPDLDMNLPKAQLTSPDLHVKSSDLDIDGPSGNLKMPNLNLPNTKASGSGLDVEAPDFDTDIPSSKLKMSNFKMPKLSLSSPKTKTPLDLDIDTDLKTHNLDIPIPKTEAGVDSEIKLPKPDIEGPKLNMKSPTGTKSGELKMPTLSMSPITATGPSFNTDVGLRTPHVTNTKIKGGLNTPQIDANLPTAGISSPELDLHVPEIDIDSPKFKNPHFKMPKFGLSGSNIEGPESDLNGRFDMPDLSISAPRVESKIHTADLNADVPRSDLKSQDLHLKSPNLDSDAPSGTLKVPTSKFSSSGPKLKRSDIDKNADITVDQGLSTLKTKENNPGIQFKSDRVQVPILETNVSPSKSKIKWPKDTEIDTENTDISPEHSKKMLPEAVIDDEVEVPVFKTHRLLAASKLHGNPESLDLQKGNTYTASPDAKIPKTKLPSGTVSLPKINSLSRRGYEPDFQHLKGGKQTSSSPIDVAERLQMFKDSQSVKSSSHNTDSGLKGETTVPGVSTGSSSKINRGTFKVVKSDDS, encoded by the exons ATGTCTAACATCATG AATGGTCACATGCGTCGCAGGACGTTTTCTGACAGCCTCATTCTAGACGAGACAGAGAAAGGAGGAGTGGTCATCTCTGGCATCAAAGATGACACCTTTGCTGACCTTGCTGGGCTTAGAAAGG GTGATGAAATCGTTGGAGCTACCATTCGTTTTGACAACCTTAAGAAAGATGATGTGGAAAACTTGCTGAAACTCATAGAGCCTTTTGACACTAAAATGACAGTTCTGAAGAAGCAGGATATGAGGGCCAACCTGAATCTAAGTTCAGGAAACAGAGCTCCAGAAGAT ctGCTGCAGAATTCATACAACAGACTCTTCAATGGCAAGGTCAGGAAGTTTCTGAAGCAGGATTCATCTTCATCTGTTCGTTCTGGAACACCAGATGCTGAAGTCAGTGGTATAAATGGACCGCTTGCAGACCCAAATGTCAAACTGGACATGGAAGGACAAAGCTGGAGCAGTAACGTGTCTGCTCCAAGTCTAAGGGCAAATCTATCCAGTTTGAATCCAGAAAACCATAAAGGAGAAATTGATGTTGGTGTTCAAAAGCCTGATCTGAATCTTTCTGCCCCCAAACTTGAGAGAGACATCAACACTCCAGATTTGGACATGAACTTACCCAAAGCCAAAGTGACTGGTCCCGATCTTGATATTGATGGTCCTTCAGGAAACTTTAAATCGCCAAACTTCAAGATGCCCAAATTTGGGATTTCAGGACCAAAAGGAAAAAGACCTGAAATTGATGCAGATTTTAAGAAGCCAAATCTAAATCTTTCGGCCCCCAGACTTGAGGGAGACATCAACACTCCAGATTTGGACATGAACTTACCCAAAGCCAAAGTGACTGGTCCCGATCTTGATATTGATGGTCCTTCAGGAAACTTTAAATCGCCAAACTTCAAGATGCCCAAATTTGGGATTTCAggaccaaaaggaaaaaaacccgAAATTGATGCCAGTGTTAAAAAGCCAGATCTGAATCTTTCGGCCCCCAAACTTGAGGGGGACATCAACACTCCAGATTTGGACATGAACTTACCCACAGCTAAGCTGACTGGTCCTGATCTAGATGTAAAAACTCCAGATCTTGATATTGATGGTCCTTCAGGAAAGTTTAAAACGCCAACCTTGAACATGCCCAAATTTGGGATTTCAGGACCAAAAGGAAAAAGACCTGAAATTGATGCAGATTTTAAGAAGCCAAATCTAAATCTTTCGGCCCCCAGACTTGAGGGAGACATCAACACTCCAGATTTGGACATGAACTTACCCAAAGCCAAACTGACTGGTCCCGATCTTGATATTGATG GTCCTTCAGGAAAGTTTAAAAAGCCAACCTTCAAGATGCCCAAATTTGGGATTTCAggaccaaaaggaaaaaaacccgAAATTGATGCAGATTTTAAGAAGCCAAATCTAAATCTTTCGGCCCCCAAACTTGAGGGAGACATCAACACTCCAGATTTGGACATGAACTTACCCAAGGCTAAGCTGACTGGTCCTGATCTAGGTGTAAAAACTCCGGATCTTGATATTGATGGTCCTTCGGGAAAGTTTAAAAAGCCAACCTTCAAGATGCCCAAATTTGGGATTTCAggaccaaaaggaaaaaaacccgAAATTGATGCAAATTTTAAGAAGCCAAATCTGAATCTTTCGGCCCCCAGACTTGAGGGAGACATCAACACTCCAGATTTGGACATGAACTTACCCAAGGCTAAGCTGACTGGTCCTGATCTAGGTGTAAAAACTCCAAATCTTGATATTGATGGTCCTTCAGGAAAGTTTAAAACGCCAACCTTGAACATGCCCAAATTTGGGATTTCAGGACCAAAAGGAAAAAGACCTGAAATTGATGCAGATTTTAAGAAGCCAAATCTAAATCTTTCAGCCCCCAGACTTGAGGGAGACATCAACACTCCAGATTTGGACATGAACTTACCCAAGGCTAAGCTGACTGGTCCTGATCTAGGTGTAAAAACTCCAAATCTTGATATTGATGGTCCTTCAGGAAAGTTTAAAACGCCAACCTTCAAGATGCCCAAATTTGGGATTTCAGGACCAAAAGGAAGAAAACCCGAAATTGATGCAAATTTTAAGAAGCCAAATCTGAATCTTTCAGCCCCTAAATTTGAAGGAGACATCAACACTCCAGATTTGGATATGAACTTACCCACAGCTAAGCTGACTGGTCCTGATCTAGATGTAAATACACCAGATCTTGATATTGATGGTCCTTCAGGAAAGTTTAAAACGCCAACCTTGAACATGCCCAAATTTGGGATTTCAggaccaaaaggaaaaaaacccgAAATTGATGCAGATTTTAAGAAGCCAAATCTAAATCTTTCGGCCCCCAGACTTGAGGGAGACATCAACACTCCAGATTTGGACATGAACTTACCCGAAGCCAAACTGACTGGTCCCGATCTTGATATTGATGGTCCTTCAGGAAAGTTTAAAACGCCAACCTTGAACATGCCCAAATTTGGGATTTCAggaccaaaaggaaaaaaacccgAAATTGATGCAAATTTTAAGAAGCCAAATCTGAATCTTTCAGCCCCTAAATTTGAAGGAGACATCAACACTCCAGATTTGGATATGAACTTACCCACAGCTAAGCTGACTGGTCCTGATCTAGATGTAAAAACTCCAGATCTTGATATTGATG GTCCTTCAGGAAAGTTTAAAACGCCAACCTTGAACATGCCCAAATTTGGGATTTCAGGACCAAAAGGAAAAAGACCTGAAATTGATGCAGATTTTAAGAAGCCAAATCTGAATCTTTCAGCCCCCAGACTTGAGGGAGACATCAACACTCCAGATTTGGACATGAATTTACCCAAGGCTAAGCTGACTGGTCCTGATCTAGGTGTAAAAACTCCAAATCTTGATATTGATGGTCCTTCAGGAAAGTTTAAAACGCCAACCTTCAAGATGCCCAAATTTGGGATTTCAggaccaaaaggaaaaaaacccgAAATTGATGCAGATTTTAAGAAGCCAAATCTGAATCTTTCAGCCCCCAGACTTGAGGGAGACATCAACACTCCAGATTTGGACATGAACTTACCCAAAGCCAAACTGACTGGTCCTGATCTAGATGTAAATACACCAGATCTTGATATTGATGGTCCTTCAGGAAAGTTTAAAAAGCCAACCTTCAAGATGCCCAAATTTGGGATTTCAggaccaaaaggaaaaaaacccgAAATTGATGCAGATTTTAAGAAGCCAAATCTAAATCTTTCAGCCCCCAGACTTGAGGGAGACATCAACACTCCAGATTTGGACATGAACTTACCCAAAGCTAAGATGACTGGTCCCGATCTTGATATTGATGGTCCTTCAGGAAAGTTTAAAACGCCAACCTTGAACATGCCCAAATTTGGGATTTCAggaccaaaaggaaaaaaacccgAAATTGATGCAGATTTTAAGAAGCCAAATCTAAATCTTTCAGCCCCCAGACTTGAGGGAGACATCAACACTCCAGATTTGGACATGAACTTACCCAAAGCCAAACTGACTGGTCCCGATCTTGATATTGATGGTCCTTCAGGAAAGTTTAAAAAGCCAACCTTCAAGATGCCCAAATTTGGGATTTCAggaccaaaaggaaaaaaacctgaaattgATGCAGATTTTAAGAAGCCAAATCTGAATCTTTCAGCCCCCAGACTTGAGGGAGACATCAACACTCCAGATTTGGACATGAACTTACCCAAAGCTAAGATGACTGGTCCCGATCTTGATATTGATGGTCCTTCAGGAAAGTTTAAAACGCCAACCTTGAACATGCCCAAATTTGGGATTTCAggaccaaaaggaaaaaaacccgAAATTGATGCAGATTTTAAGAAGCCAAATCTAAATCTTTCGGCCCCCAGACTTGAGGGAGACATCAACACTCCAGATTTGGACATGAACTTACCCGAAGCCAAACTGACTGGTCCCGATCTTGATATTGATGGTCCTTCAGGAAAGTTTAAAACGCCAACCTTGAACATGCCCAAATTTGGGATTTCAggaccaaaaggaaaaaaacccgAAATTGATGCAAATTTTAAGAAGCCAAATCTGAATCTTTCAGCCCCTAAATTTGAAGGAGACATCAACACTCCAGATTTGGATATGAACTTACCCACAGCTAAGCTGACTGGTCCTGATCTAGATGTAAAAACTCCAGATCTTGATATTGATGGTCCTTCAGGAAAGTTTAAAACGCCAACCTTGAACATGCCCAAATTTGGGATTTCAggaccaaaaggaaaaaaacccgAAATTGATGCAGATTTTAAGAAGCCAAATCTAAATCTTTCGGCCCCCAGACTTGAGGGAGACATCAACACTCCAGATTTGGACATGAACTTACCCAAAACCAAACTGACTGGTCCCGATCTTGATATTGATGGTCCTTCAGGAAAGTTTAAAACGCCAACCTTGAACATGCCCAAATTTGGGATTTCAGGACCAAAAGTGAAAGACCCAGAATTTGACGTCAGTGTTAAAAAACCAGATCTGAATCGTTCTGCCCCCAAACTTGAGGGAGAGGTGAACACTCCTGATCTTAATGTCAATTTACCAAAAGCTAACCTAGCTGGTCCTGACCTAGAACTAGATACTCCAGGTCTTGATGCTCCTTCAAGGAAATTCAAAATACCCTCTTTGAAGATGTCTAATTTGGGATTTTCTGGGCCAAAAACAAAAGAACGACATATTGATGGAGATTTTAAGAAACCAACTCTGAACCTCTCTGTCCCCAAAATCAAGGGTGACATTAACACTCCAGATTTGGATATGAACTTACCCAAAGCTCAGCTGACAAGTCCTGATCTACATGTAAAATCTTCAGACCTTGATATTGATGGTCCTTCAGGAAACCTCAAAATGCCAAACTTAAATTTACCTAACACTAAAGCATCTGGCTCTGGCCTAGATGTAGAAGCTCCAGATTTTGACACTGATATTCCttcaagtaaattaaaaatgtcaaacttcAAGATGCCCAAACTCAGCTTATCAagtccaaaaacaaaaactcccctTGACCTTGATATTGACACAGATCTAAAGACACACAATTTAGATATCCCAATCCCCAAGACTGAAGCAGGTGTAGATTCTGAAATAAAACTACCAAAGCCTGACATTGAAGGCCCCAAACTTAACATGAAATCCCCAACTGGGACAAAATCAGGAGAGTTAAAAATGCCTACACTTAGCATGTCTCCTATAACAGCAACAGGTCCAAGCTTTAACACAGATGTTGGTTTAAGGACACCACACGTTACAAACACCAAGATAAAAGGAGGTCTCAATACACCACAAATAGATGCAAATTTACCCACAGCTGGAATTTCAAGCCCAGAACTAGATCTCCATGTTCCAGAAATAGACATTGATTCTCCAAAATTCAAAAACCCTCATTTTAAGATGCCCAAGTTTGGTTTGTCTGGGTCAAATATAGAAGGACCAGAATCTGATCTGAATGGGAGATTTGACATGCCTGACTTAAGTATCTCTGCCCCTAGAGTTGAAAGCAAAATACATACTGCAGACTTGAATGCGGATGTACCTAGATCTGACCTAAAAAGTCAAGATCTTCATCTAAAGTCTCCAAATCTTGACAGTGATGCTCCATCTGGTACACTTAAAGTACCAACATCCAAATTCAGTTCCTCAGGACCAAAACTGAAAAGATCAGATATAGACAAAAATGCTGATATTACTGTGGATCAAGGGCTCTCAACTCTcaagacaaaggaaaacaacCCAGGGATACAATTTAAAAGTGACAGAGTACAGGTCCCAATACTTGAGACTAATGTAAGTCCTTCAAAGAGCAAAATTAAATGGCCAAAAGATACTGAGATAGATACTGAAAACACAGACATCAGCCCAGAGCATAGCAAGAAAATGCTACCTGAAGCAGTAATTGATGATGAAGTGGAGGTGCCAGTTTTTAAAACTCACAGACTACTTGCTGCTAGTAAACTCCACGGAAATCCTGAAAGCCTTGACCTCCAAAAAGGCAACACTTATACTGCTTCTCCAGATGCAAAGATTCCTAAAACTAAGCTTCCCAGTGGCACTGTCTCTTTGCCCAAGATCAATTCTCTATCTAGAAGAGGCTATGAACCTGATTTCCAACACCTGAAAGGGGGTAAACAGACATCGTCATCACCTATAGATGTTGCAGAAAGGTTACAAATGTTTAAAGACTCTCAATCAGTGAAATCTTCATCTCACAATACTGATTCAGGTTTAAAGGGAGAAACAACTGTCCCAGGAGTCAGTACTGGCAGTTCCTCTAAAATCAACAGGGGAACCTTCAAAGTAGTAAAATCTGATGATAGCTAA